In one window of Desulforhabdus amnigena DNA:
- the trmD gene encoding tRNA (guanosine(37)-N1)-methyltransferase TrmD has protein sequence MIFDILTIFPGMFEAPLGESILGKAQARGIIQVRVHNIRDYATDKHQMTDDRPFGGGEGMVMKPEPIVSALEGLCREGPRPWVILLSPQGRLFNQKIAWELSRRPRVMLICGRYEGVDERVSEYYTDEQISIGDYVLTGGELAAMVVTDSVTRLIPGVLGNAGSALVESFSEPILEYPQYTRPQEFNGYRVPEILLSGHHEVIHRWRRGQALLRTKLRRPDLFLRLDLSEEDRELLRLAEEEFEEVSRKTETTDVQEKGSTLCGSGSLSGFES, from the coding sequence ATGATCTTTGACATACTGACGATCTTTCCCGGCATGTTTGAGGCCCCCTTGGGGGAGAGCATTCTGGGCAAGGCTCAGGCGAGGGGGATCATCCAGGTTCGGGTGCATAATATACGGGATTATGCGACGGACAAGCATCAAATGACCGATGACCGCCCTTTCGGGGGGGGCGAGGGGATGGTCATGAAGCCTGAGCCGATCGTGAGCGCGTTGGAGGGTTTGTGCCGCGAAGGTCCTCGTCCTTGGGTCATTCTGCTCAGTCCGCAGGGGCGGTTGTTCAATCAGAAAATCGCCTGGGAATTGAGCCGGCGGCCTCGAGTGATGCTGATTTGCGGACGGTATGAAGGGGTCGATGAACGGGTTTCCGAGTATTACACGGATGAACAGATTTCCATCGGCGATTATGTGCTGACGGGTGGGGAGCTTGCCGCAATGGTTGTGACGGATTCCGTGACGCGGTTGATCCCCGGAGTTCTTGGAAACGCAGGTTCAGCCCTTGTAGAATCATTCAGCGAACCGATCCTGGAGTATCCGCAATATACGCGTCCACAAGAGTTCAACGGATACCGGGTTCCGGAAATATTGCTGTCCGGGCATCACGAGGTCATTCATCGCTGGCGTCGTGGGCAGGCTCTGCTCAGAACGAAGCTTCGCAGACCGGACCTTTTTCTGAGGCTGGATCTGTCCGAAGAGGATCGGGAACTCTTGAGACTGGCGGAAGAAGAGTTCGAGGAAGTTTCAAGAAAGACGGAAACAACGGATGTTCAAGAAAAGGGTTCCACTCTATGTGGCTCTGGTTCATTATCCGGTTTTGAATCGTAG
- a CDS encoding KH domain-containing protein, producing MLKELVDFMARALVDNPEKVRVTEIEGEQTSVIELRVAKEDLGKVIGKQGRTARAMRTILSAASTKIRKRAVLEIIE from the coding sequence ATGTTGAAGGAATTGGTCGATTTTATGGCGCGTGCTTTGGTGGATAATCCTGAAAAGGTAAGGGTCACGGAAATAGAAGGTGAGCAGACTTCCGTGATTGAACTGCGGGTAGCCAAGGAAGACCTCGGCAAAGTGATAGGCAAACAAGGGCGCACAGCGCGAGCCATGCGTACCATATTGAGCGCCGCATCAACGAAGATACGTAAACGGGCTGTACTGGAAATCATTGAATAA
- a CDS encoding ribonuclease HII, which translates to MVRKTLEALAEGMLFFEGQLRDRGFKRVAGIDEVGRGPLAGPVVAAAVVLPPDVDLPAVRDSKELKPSQREACCREILSCASDVGLGCIGPSEIDRINILQATFQAMLLAVQALKSPPDFLLIDGPYKLRMEIHQEGIPKGDKRSLSIAAASIVAKVHRDRLLSDYHQRYPMYGFDRNKGYGTAQHLQALREYGPCPIHRLSFRGVLAVSGDGVKEDGDPSTKR; encoded by the coding sequence GTGGTGCGAAAAACTCTGGAAGCCCTGGCGGAGGGAATGCTCTTTTTTGAAGGGCAGCTTCGAGACCGGGGCTTCAAAAGAGTTGCTGGAATCGATGAAGTGGGCCGTGGGCCCCTGGCGGGGCCAGTTGTTGCTGCTGCCGTGGTGCTTCCCCCGGATGTGGACTTGCCGGCAGTTCGGGATTCCAAGGAACTCAAACCCTCTCAGCGCGAAGCCTGCTGCCGGGAAATTCTTTCGTGTGCCAGCGATGTGGGGTTGGGGTGCATCGGTCCATCAGAAATCGATCGAATCAACATCCTCCAGGCCACCTTCCAGGCTATGCTTCTGGCTGTCCAAGCCCTCAAAAGCCCGCCCGATTTTCTGCTGATCGACGGACCTTACAAACTCCGGATGGAAATCCACCAGGAAGGAATTCCCAAAGGAGACAAACGAAGTCTCTCCATTGCGGCTGCGTCCATAGTGGCCAAAGTTCACCGGGACCGGTTGTTGAGTGACTATCACCAACGCTATCCCATGTACGGATTTGACCGCAACAAGGGTTACGGAACGGCCCAGCATCTCCAGGCTTTGAGGGAATATGGCCCGTGCCCCATACACCGTTTGAGTTTTCGAGGAGTTCTTGCCGTGAGTGGAGACGGGGTAAAAGAGGATGGAGACCCGTCAACAAAAAGGTAG
- a CDS encoding RNA methyltransferase, with the protein MFKKRVPLYVALVHYPVLNRRGEIIASAVTNLDLHDLARASCTYDIPICYIVTPLKDQQILTKRLTDHWCKRIGKDLHPDRELALRRLRVVDDIPSVLKDIEGEWGQRPRIWATTARTDVESLSHGDARRYLEKDSGPVLLLLGTGWGLAPSVMREVDDILEAIQGKAAYNHLSVRCAAAILMDRLLSLDR; encoded by the coding sequence ATGTTCAAGAAAAGGGTTCCACTCTATGTGGCTCTGGTTCATTATCCGGTTTTGAATCGTAGGGGCGAGATCATTGCATCTGCCGTCACGAATTTGGATTTGCACGATCTGGCAAGGGCCAGTTGCACCTATGATATACCCATATGTTATATCGTGACCCCGCTGAAAGATCAGCAGATACTCACAAAACGACTGACAGATCACTGGTGCAAAAGAATCGGGAAAGATCTGCACCCGGACCGGGAATTGGCGTTGAGGCGATTGCGCGTTGTGGACGATATCCCGTCGGTGCTGAAAGATATTGAGGGCGAATGGGGGCAGAGGCCCCGGATTTGGGCGACTACGGCTAGAACGGATGTCGAAAGCCTCAGCCATGGGGATGCTCGTCGTTATTTAGAGAAAGATTCAGGGCCGGTGCTTCTCTTGCTGGGTACCGGATGGGGATTGGCGCCATCGGTAATGCGGGAAGTTGACGACATTCTCGAGGCCATCCAGGGCAAGGCGGCCTACAATCACCTTTCGGTAAGGTGTGCCGCGGCCATACTGATGGATCGCCTACTCTCTCTGGATAGATGA
- the rplS gene encoding 50S ribosomal protein L19, whose product MRLVETVQREQMRGDIPPFRIGDTVKVHVKIREGDKERIQVFEGLVIRHHKGLMGATFTVRKVSYGVGVERIFPLHSPSIDRIEVLRRGRVRRARLYYLRDRVGKAARIREKR is encoded by the coding sequence ATGAGGCTGGTTGAGACTGTGCAAAGAGAGCAGATGCGTGGAGACATTCCTCCATTTCGGATCGGTGACACGGTCAAAGTGCATGTGAAGATTCGAGAAGGAGACAAGGAGCGCATCCAGGTGTTTGAAGGCTTAGTGATCCGCCATCACAAGGGGCTGATGGGCGCCACTTTTACTGTGCGAAAGGTATCGTACGGGGTTGGGGTGGAGCGGATCTTCCCTTTACATTCCCCCAGCATCGATCGGATAGAAGTGCTCCGCCGTGGGCGTGTGCGGCGTGCACGACTTTACTATCTCCGTGATCGCGTGGGTAAGGCTGCCCGTATTCGCGAGAAGCGCTAA
- a CDS encoding sodium-translocating pyrophosphatase: MNASTIMLFALGCGALGVVYALITAAWVSKQSAGSEKMQQISDAIKEGAEAFLAREYKTVAVVAIILAALLTYLGKWTAIGFVIGTFGSALAGYIGMVVTVKANVRTTEAAKKGIQAALTVAFKGGSVTGIMVVGLGLLGITGYYLVAKSTAPVEEAFHALVGLGFGCSLMSVFARIAGGIYTKAADVGADLVGKVEAGIPEDDPRNAAVIADNVGDNVGDCAGMAADLYETYTVTLVAAMLLAKTVFGADSLWVEFPLLIGGISIVASIIGTYFVRLGKSEYIMGALYKGLAVAGILAAVAFYFASQWFLALPGVQPAFTAMGVFMTAVIGLLLTGTIVVITEYFTSKSFAPVMHIAEASQTGHGTNVIAGLAVSMKSTAAPALVICGAIVWAFSLGGGFEGNAGGGLFAIALSAVAMLSMTGIVVAIDSYGPITDNAGGIAEMAELPESVRAITDPLDAVGNTTKAVTKGYAIGSAGLAALVLFAEYSRSFESTVLFDLSNPKVIVGLFIGGLLPYFFGSLLMEAVGKAAGGVVEEVRRQFREIPGIMEGTAKPEYGKCVDIVTKSAIKQMMVPALIPVVAPVIVGFLIGKEALGGVLIGSIVTGLFQAIAMTSGGGAWDNAKKFIEDGMYGGKGSEAHKAAVTGDTVGDPYKDTAGPAINPMIKVINIVALLIVPLIK, from the coding sequence ATGAACGCGAGTACAATCATGCTTTTCGCCCTTGGGTGTGGTGCATTGGGAGTGGTTTACGCACTCATCACCGCAGCATGGGTATCGAAACAGAGTGCAGGCTCTGAGAAGATGCAGCAGATCTCGGACGCGATCAAGGAAGGCGCAGAGGCTTTCCTGGCACGTGAATACAAGACCGTTGCCGTTGTTGCCATTATTCTTGCCGCTTTGTTGACCTATCTTGGCAAGTGGACTGCCATCGGCTTCGTTATTGGTACTTTTGGTTCCGCTCTTGCCGGTTACATTGGAATGGTCGTTACCGTCAAGGCAAATGTGAGAACTACTGAAGCCGCCAAAAAAGGTATTCAGGCTGCCCTGACCGTAGCCTTCAAGGGTGGTTCCGTAACGGGAATCATGGTTGTGGGCCTCGGTCTGCTCGGTATCACGGGATATTATCTGGTTGCCAAATCCACGGCGCCGGTCGAAGAAGCTTTCCATGCGCTGGTTGGTTTGGGATTCGGTTGTTCCCTCATGAGTGTGTTTGCTCGTATCGCCGGTGGTATCTATACCAAGGCCGCCGACGTTGGTGCCGACCTCGTGGGTAAGGTCGAAGCGGGTATCCCCGAAGACGACCCGCGCAATGCCGCTGTTATCGCCGACAATGTGGGCGACAACGTGGGTGACTGTGCAGGTATGGCTGCCGACCTTTATGAAACCTACACGGTGACCCTGGTTGCAGCCATGCTGCTTGCCAAGACCGTCTTCGGTGCAGACAGCCTTTGGGTGGAATTTCCCCTCCTGATCGGCGGTATCTCCATCGTTGCTTCCATCATCGGTACCTACTTCGTACGCCTCGGCAAGAGCGAATACATTATGGGCGCCCTGTACAAGGGGTTGGCCGTTGCCGGTATCCTTGCCGCTGTAGCTTTCTATTTCGCCTCCCAGTGGTTCCTGGCGCTTCCCGGCGTTCAGCCCGCATTCACCGCAATGGGTGTTTTCATGACCGCCGTGATAGGTCTTCTTCTGACCGGTACCATCGTGGTCATTACCGAATACTTCACATCCAAGAGCTTTGCTCCTGTTATGCACATTGCTGAAGCCAGCCAGACCGGTCACGGGACCAACGTGATCGCCGGCCTCGCCGTCAGCATGAAGTCAACGGCCGCTCCTGCCCTGGTGATCTGCGGCGCCATCGTGTGGGCTTTCTCCCTGGGTGGTGGATTTGAAGGAAACGCCGGTGGCGGTCTGTTCGCTATCGCTCTTTCTGCAGTGGCCATGCTCTCTATGACCGGTATCGTTGTGGCCATCGACTCTTACGGTCCCATCACCGACAACGCGGGTGGTATCGCCGAAATGGCTGAGCTGCCCGAGTCCGTTCGCGCCATCACCGATCCCCTGGATGCGGTGGGCAACACCACAAAGGCTGTAACCAAGGGTTATGCAATCGGTTCCGCCGGCCTTGCAGCTCTGGTTCTCTTTGCCGAGTATTCACGGTCCTTCGAATCGACCGTTCTGTTCGACCTTTCCAATCCCAAGGTCATCGTAGGTCTCTTCATCGGTGGTCTGCTGCCCTACTTCTTCGGCTCCCTCCTGATGGAAGCTGTAGGTAAGGCTGCCGGTGGCGTTGTGGAAGAAGTTCGCCGCCAGTTCAGAGAAATCCCCGGCATCATGGAAGGCACCGCCAAGCCTGAATACGGCAAATGCGTTGATATCGTTACCAAGAGCGCTATCAAACAAATGATGGTTCCTGCCCTGATTCCCGTTGTCGCTCCTGTAATCGTTGGTTTCCTAATTGGTAAAGAAGCCCTCGGTGGCGTGCTCATCGGTAGTATCGTGACCGGTCTTTTCCAGGCCATTGCGATGACCAGCGGTGGTGGTGCATGGGACAACGCCAAGAAGTTCATCGAAGACGGCATGTACGGTGGCAAGGGTTCTGAAGCTCACAAGGCGGCAGTAACCGGTGATACCGTAGGCGACCCGTACAAAGATACGGCCGGCCCCGCAATCAACCCGATGATCAAGGTTATCAATATCGTGGCTCTGCTCATCGTTCCCTTGATCAAGTAA
- a CDS encoding dynamin family protein — translation MDQEYFQAEAAASKASSMKSYVQLKTRLLDCIDDFIAIIPENTAICSELREKLDANVFNLVVVGQFKRGKTYLINALMGEEILPVAVVPLTSIVTVLKYGESVNVQVVFNDGNTSEIQVDQIQNFATETGNPKNVKGVREVLITYPSSYLKDGVRLIDTPGVGSIYLHNTDVAYQYLPKSDAALFLLSVDQPVGKAEMDFLSDVRQYSNKIFFLLNKIDYLSEEEVSESIDFSRKAIREVMGEDVRIFPVSAKLALKGKLESSNELLLKSNLPAFSEVLTRFLLLDKGKVLLSSVIHNLLRILSQSRLQLELEQKSLETPLHELEEKLRAFEEKKGEILNEKKNFDIMLDGEVNRFVKTVLDEDLTALKKEILPKMEQGLDDFYAAHSDLSLKELNDILESYVVQEVQRAYNAWHGMEEEKVAKAFDEICEGFLKRINDILDDLLMFSSELFSIPFEVIKVKSVWSSESNFYYKLQHEPVGLDLLTDSLTQVLPGYISKRFEKFRAYVFRLANRMIFNKRKRHMLETIEMQAGRMRSDFLTRLNRGKHGFRKEVLQRIDAMVDGISGAIEKGMDAKTRGEKQSEEIKKVLMEKLQAVEEGKKKLIEIAENVQSV, via the coding sequence ATGGATCAAGAATATTTTCAGGCAGAGGCGGCGGCGAGCAAAGCATCATCCATGAAAAGCTATGTTCAGCTGAAAACGCGTTTGCTGGACTGCATCGACGACTTCATAGCCATAATTCCAGAAAATACGGCTATTTGTTCTGAATTGCGTGAAAAATTGGATGCAAACGTCTTCAATCTGGTGGTGGTGGGGCAGTTCAAAAGGGGGAAGACCTACCTCATCAATGCCCTGATGGGGGAAGAAATCTTGCCGGTAGCGGTGGTGCCTCTGACCTCGATCGTGACTGTCCTCAAGTATGGCGAATCCGTAAATGTTCAGGTGGTGTTCAACGACGGGAATACTTCGGAGATCCAGGTGGATCAGATCCAAAATTTTGCCACTGAAACGGGAAATCCAAAGAATGTAAAAGGGGTGCGGGAAGTCCTTATCACTTATCCCTCGTCTTACTTGAAAGACGGGGTCCGACTGATCGATACTCCGGGAGTGGGCTCGATCTATCTGCACAATACAGATGTCGCCTACCAATATTTGCCGAAGTCCGATGCCGCTCTCTTTTTGTTGTCGGTGGATCAGCCGGTGGGTAAGGCGGAAATGGATTTTCTGAGCGATGTGCGGCAGTATTCCAACAAGATTTTCTTCCTCCTCAATAAAATCGATTACCTCTCCGAAGAGGAAGTCTCCGAGTCCATCGATTTTTCCCGGAAGGCCATTCGGGAAGTCATGGGAGAGGATGTAAGGATATTTCCTGTTTCTGCAAAACTGGCTTTGAAAGGAAAATTGGAGTCGTCCAATGAACTGCTCCTGAAGAGCAATCTGCCTGCGTTTTCTGAAGTGCTGACCCGGTTCCTCCTTCTGGACAAGGGGAAAGTGCTGCTTTCTTCGGTGATTCATAATCTGCTGAGGATTCTTTCCCAGTCACGGTTGCAGCTGGAGCTGGAACAGAAATCCCTTGAAACACCTCTCCACGAACTGGAGGAAAAACTGCGGGCGTTTGAGGAAAAGAAGGGAGAGATCCTGAATGAAAAAAAGAACTTCGACATCATGCTGGACGGAGAGGTGAATCGGTTTGTAAAGACGGTGCTCGATGAGGATCTGACTGCTCTGAAGAAAGAAATCCTCCCCAAAATGGAGCAGGGCTTGGACGATTTTTATGCTGCCCATAGCGACCTTTCCCTCAAAGAGTTGAACGATATTCTGGAAAGTTACGTCGTTCAGGAGGTGCAGCGGGCCTATAATGCGTGGCACGGTATGGAGGAGGAGAAGGTCGCGAAGGCTTTCGATGAGATCTGTGAAGGGTTCCTCAAGAGAATAAACGATATTCTGGATGATCTTCTCATGTTTTCATCAGAACTTTTCTCCATTCCCTTCGAAGTGATCAAAGTGAAATCCGTCTGGAGCTCGGAGTCCAATTTTTATTATAAGCTTCAGCACGAACCGGTGGGTCTGGATCTGCTGACGGACTCGCTGACTCAGGTTCTGCCCGGTTATATCAGCAAGCGTTTTGAAAAATTCAGGGCCTACGTCTTCCGATTGGCCAATCGGATGATCTTTAACAAGCGCAAACGCCACATGCTGGAAACGATTGAAATGCAGGCGGGACGCATGCGATCCGATTTTCTCACCAGATTGAACAGGGGAAAGCATGGTTTTCGAAAAGAAGTGCTTCAACGCATAGATGCCATGGTGGACGGAATATCTGGAGCCATCGAAAAGGGAATGGATGCAAAAACAAGGGGGGAAAAGCAGTCGGAAGAGATTAAAAAAGTTCTGATGGAGAAACTGCAGGCCGTGGAAGAAGGAAAGAAAAAGCTCATCGAAATTGCAGAAAATGTTCAGAGTGTATGA
- a CDS encoding YraN family protein, producing METRQQKGRRSEEVAAEFLSKKGMEIVARNVRCLFGEIDLICRTGKTTVFVEVKSRYAHRFGLPQESVSRTKQKKLTRLAQWYLKSKGLERQPARFDVVAILWKGGEAELTWIVNAFEASE from the coding sequence ATGGAGACCCGTCAACAAAAAGGTAGAAGAAGCGAAGAGGTGGCTGCGGAGTTCTTGAGCAAAAAAGGAATGGAAATCGTAGCCAGAAACGTCCGCTGCCTTTTCGGAGAGATCGATCTGATTTGCCGAACCGGGAAGACCACCGTTTTTGTAGAAGTGAAGTCCCGCTATGCGCATCGGTTTGGCCTGCCCCAGGAATCCGTGTCCCGAACCAAGCAGAAAAAGCTTACCCGCCTGGCGCAGTGGTATTTGAAAAGCAAGGGGCTGGAGCGGCAGCCTGCGCGCTTTGATGTGGTTGCGATACTCTGGAAAGGCGGCGAAGCCGAATTGACCTGGATTGTCAATGCCTTTGAAGCCAGTGAGTAA
- the rsmI gene encoding 16S rRNA (cytidine(1402)-2'-O)-methyltransferase gives MPLKPVSKTDESPSSGILYVVATPIGNLADITLRALDTLRSVHFIAAEDTRHTRKLLSHYDIHKPLVSYHAHNAEERGPELIDRLRQGEKIALVTDAGTPAISDPGGLLVTQALEAEVEVTVIPGPAALIAALVVSGLSTHPFAFLGFPPSRGKGRRRFFTSYAAVPMTLILYESPQRLQRTLEDILDSWGDRRISVARELTKKHEEIFRGTVAEALEYFSENVRGELVLVVQGAQEKNEPEVLEEDWKEELGRLISVTNLSVKEATEKIYSQYHLSRRVVYQEALKIKKT, from the coding sequence ATGCCTTTGAAGCCAGTGAGTAAAACCGATGAATCCCCGAGTTCCGGAATCCTCTACGTGGTGGCGACTCCCATAGGGAATCTCGCGGATATCACTCTGCGCGCCCTCGACACATTGCGTTCCGTCCATTTTATCGCCGCCGAAGACACCCGCCACACTCGAAAACTCCTGAGTCACTACGACATACACAAACCGCTGGTGAGTTACCACGCGCATAATGCGGAAGAACGTGGTCCTGAACTCATTGACCGGCTGCGCCAGGGGGAAAAGATCGCCCTCGTGACGGATGCCGGAACGCCGGCGATTTCGGATCCCGGAGGCTTGCTTGTGACTCAGGCCCTCGAAGCCGAAGTCGAAGTCACCGTGATCCCCGGCCCTGCCGCCCTCATCGCCGCTTTGGTGGTTTCTGGCCTTTCCACTCACCCCTTTGCCTTTCTAGGGTTTCCTCCGAGCCGTGGCAAAGGACGCCGTCGCTTCTTCACGTCCTATGCCGCCGTGCCCATGACTCTTATTCTGTACGAATCCCCTCAGCGCCTACAACGCACTTTGGAGGATATTCTGGACAGTTGGGGGGACAGACGTATTTCCGTCGCCCGGGAACTGACCAAAAAGCACGAAGAGATTTTCCGCGGGACCGTTGCTGAAGCTTTGGAATATTTTTCCGAGAATGTGAGGGGGGAGTTGGTGCTGGTGGTCCAGGGCGCTCAGGAAAAAAATGAACCGGAGGTGTTGGAGGAAGACTGGAAGGAGGAATTGGGTCGACTCATTTCGGTCACAAATTTATCCGTCAAAGAGGCCACGGAAAAAATCTATAGCCAATACCATTTATCTCGAAGAGTGGTTTATCAGGAGGCTCTGAAAATAAAGAAGACGTGA
- a CDS encoding isoamylase early set domain-containing protein, translated as MDAQVPVKFQYFDPTAKEVCVAGSFNQWSQRSHCMSEKEGLWSLSVPLTPGRYQYVLVIDGKSWRPDPGAILSEDNGFDGKNSVLIVE; from the coding sequence ATGGATGCACAAGTTCCGGTAAAGTTTCAATATTTTGATCCCACCGCAAAAGAGGTGTGTGTTGCGGGCAGCTTCAATCAGTGGTCTCAACGGTCGCACTGCATGAGTGAGAAGGAAGGATTGTGGTCTTTGAGCGTTCCCCTCACTCCTGGGAGATATCAATATGTTCTGGTGATCGATGGCAAATCCTGGCGCCCAGACCCCGGAGCGATTCTCTCCGAGGACAACGGGTTTGATGGAAAAAATTCAGTACTGATCGTGGAATGA
- the rpsP gene encoding 30S ribosomal protein S16 has product MAVRIRLARGGRKKRPFYRIVVSCSDSPRDGRFIEKIGTYNPLPDAAEVNINVERLQHWIQRGAKPTDTVASLIRKMDVQAVNTAS; this is encoded by the coding sequence ATGGCAGTACGTATTCGATTGGCCCGTGGTGGAAGAAAAAAGAGACCTTTTTACCGCATTGTGGTGAGCTGTTCCGATTCGCCACGTGATGGACGCTTCATTGAGAAGATCGGCACATACAATCCTTTGCCTGATGCTGCCGAGGTCAATATTAATGTCGAGAGACTGCAACATTGGATCCAACGGGGTGCTAAGCCCACAGATACAGTGGCAAGTTTGATTCGGAAGATGGATGTTCAGGCAGTGAATACGGCTTCCTAG
- the ffh gene encoding signal recognition particle protein — protein sequence MFDNLSDRLQKIFKNLRGQGKLTEENIQSALREVRMALLEADVHYKVAKDFVASIAERAIGQEVMQSLTPGQQVIKIVNEALTELMGGRAEPLRLIGKPPVCLMMVGLQGSGKTTTTAKLARKLVQEKRRPCLVPADVYRPAAIDQLVTLAGQLKLPVYASSVQQRPEEIAREALAYAKQQNCDTLLVDTAGRLHVDTELMAELGRLKEILEPNEILLVADAMTGQDAVQVAGKFHDMLGVTGVILTKLDGDARGGAALSIRSVTNCPIKFIGTGEKLDALEVFHPDRMSSRILGMGDVLSMIEKAQEAFDEKQAQELAQKFREDTFSLEDFRNQLKQIKKLGSLEQILGMLPGMGMLKELKKMQVDEKEFVRMEAIINSMTKGERKNADIINASRRRRIADGSGTSVQEVNRLLKSYNESRKMMRQMMGGGSAGKKKKGKVRRKRAFFPF from the coding sequence ATGTTCGACAATCTTTCGGACCGGCTCCAGAAAATTTTTAAGAATCTTCGCGGGCAGGGCAAGTTGACCGAGGAAAACATCCAGAGTGCCCTTCGGGAAGTGCGCATGGCCCTCCTCGAAGCTGATGTCCATTACAAGGTTGCCAAAGACTTCGTGGCCAGCATTGCCGAACGAGCCATCGGGCAGGAAGTGATGCAGAGCCTCACTCCCGGGCAGCAGGTCATCAAGATCGTCAATGAAGCCTTGACGGAACTTATGGGAGGGAGGGCGGAACCTCTGAGGCTCATAGGGAAACCCCCTGTCTGCCTGATGATGGTGGGGCTTCAGGGGTCCGGTAAGACCACTACGACGGCGAAGCTGGCTCGCAAGCTGGTTCAGGAAAAGCGACGGCCGTGCCTGGTTCCTGCAGACGTATACAGGCCTGCAGCTATCGACCAGCTGGTGACTCTGGCGGGGCAGCTGAAGTTGCCCGTTTACGCTTCCTCGGTGCAGCAGCGTCCGGAAGAGATCGCTCGGGAAGCGCTGGCCTATGCGAAACAGCAGAATTGTGACACGCTGCTCGTGGATACGGCAGGACGTCTTCACGTGGATACCGAGTTGATGGCGGAACTGGGACGGTTGAAGGAGATTCTGGAACCGAATGAAATCCTTTTGGTCGCGGACGCCATGACGGGGCAGGATGCCGTACAGGTGGCGGGCAAATTCCACGATATGCTGGGAGTGACCGGTGTCATTCTTACGAAACTGGATGGCGACGCACGAGGGGGTGCTGCGCTTTCTATTCGATCCGTTACAAACTGTCCCATCAAATTCATAGGCACCGGCGAGAAGCTCGATGCGCTGGAAGTGTTTCACCCGGATCGGATGAGTTCTCGCATCCTGGGCATGGGAGATGTTTTGTCCATGATAGAGAAGGCGCAGGAGGCCTTCGATGAAAAACAGGCTCAGGAGTTGGCTCAGAAATTTCGAGAAGATACGTTCTCTCTGGAAGATTTTAGGAACCAGCTCAAACAAATCAAGAAGCTGGGCTCCTTGGAACAGATTCTCGGCATGCTCCCGGGCATGGGGATGCTCAAGGAGCTGAAAAAGATGCAGGTGGACGAAAAAGAATTCGTGCGCATGGAGGCCATCATCAATTCCATGACCAAGGGCGAACGCAAAAATGCCGACATCATCAACGCCAGCCGCAGGCGGCGGATTGCCGATGGCAGTGGGACATCCGTGCAGGAGGTCAATCGGCTTCTGAAAAGCTACAATGAGTCGCGAAAAATGATGCGTCAGATGATGGGGGGAGGGAGCGCAGGCAAAAAGAAGAAAGGTAAAGTGCGGCGCAAGAGAGCATTTTTCCCTTTTTAA
- the rimM gene encoding ribosome maturation factor RimM (Essential for efficient processing of 16S rRNA) codes for MNKIERDLDFVSIGRISRTHGVRGALKVVPYGETLGEQSAGEKLFLNPDAKGVRPELTLAALRPQGKFWVVQFHELSDMDAAQRVVGEELFVPEDRLSPTEEGEYYHFQLLGLSVVTVGGRYLGILERIMETGANDVYVVNCEGKELLVPAVEGIICEVDLALGKMVIDPPEGLMDDL; via the coding sequence TTGAATAAGATAGAAAGAGACCTCGACTTCGTCTCCATTGGCAGGATCTCGCGCACTCATGGTGTTCGGGGAGCCCTGAAGGTTGTTCCATATGGGGAGACTTTGGGAGAACAATCGGCCGGCGAGAAGCTTTTTTTGAACCCTGACGCGAAGGGAGTGCGACCGGAGCTGACTCTGGCGGCTCTGAGACCCCAGGGCAAATTCTGGGTGGTGCAGTTTCATGAGCTTTCGGATATGGATGCTGCACAACGGGTCGTCGGTGAAGAGCTTTTTGTGCCGGAGGATCGCCTCTCTCCCACGGAAGAGGGGGAATATTACCACTTCCAATTGCTGGGGCTTTCTGTCGTGACTGTCGGGGGGAGATATCTCGGCATCCTCGAGCGTATCATGGAAACGGGCGCTAATGACGTTTACGTTGTGAACTGCGAAGGCAAAGAACTACTTGTTCCTGCGGTGGAAGGGATCATCTGTGAGGTGGACCTGGCGCTGGGGAAGATGGTGATCGATCCACCGGAAGGTCTGATGGATGATCTTTGA